Sequence from the Pseudomonadota bacterium genome:
TTCCGCTGCGCCGTGATCAGGTTGACCAACTGCGCGGTCAGGTCGACATTAGACGTCTCTAACGCACCGCCCTGAATCGTGCCCACACTGCCTGACCCTGGCTCACTCACAATCGCAGCGCCGGATTCAAGTGTCTCGTTCCAAGATGAGTAGCCAATTTGCCGTAATCCGTTGATGTTCTGGAAGTCAGCTAGGATTACCTTCCCCAGTGAGACTGTTCTACCGTTGCTGTACTTCGCAATCACACTGCCATCTGTTTCGACAGATAGCCCACTAAGTCTGCCAACAGTAGCACCATCTTGTGAAACGTAAGGAACGTTAAAGGCTGATGAAAACTGTGTCGTCAGCTCCGCGGGTGTGGGAGTCAAGTCGACGTTTATTGTCAACGGATCCGAACCGGCAGCCAGCGGTTCAGGGTCATATTGGATATCGCCGTTGGCCGGTGCGATCAACGCACCACCGCCGTCGAATTGGAGCGTCGTGGATTCACCAGGAGCTGGCGTCAAGGCAGTGTCATTGACATAGGTTCGCACCTCCCATTCGTTAGCAGCAGAGTCTGTGTGAATGAAGTAAGTGAAAAGGCTGTGGCTCTCCCCGAGAGAATCGTAGATAACTGCTTTGGTAGCAGCGGAGTAGGTGTTTATGTCGGTGGGATCAAATCCAGCGATAGGCAACTCCGCCGCTCCAGCTGGCAGATTCGCAGCTATGCCGACATTGCTGGTCTGAACTGCAGCCCCGTACTGATCTGCGAGTTGTACTGGTTGCGCAGCAGTGATGCTGTTGGACGTTACTAACCCAGTATCGGGATCAGTTGGAAACGTCTGAAGGTATTGTCCTTCTCCGTCGACGATGAAACCTTCAGCATCCAAGCGAAAATATCCGTCACGAGTGAACTGCGGATCGAGAACGTCCTCAGTGGGAGACACCATGAAGAAGCCGGGGCCGTTGATGGCGAGATCTAGGGCATTCTCGGTATAGTCAAGGTTACCCTGGCCAAAGACTTGGCGCACATTGCTAACAATCGCACCGTCGCCAATGCTGGTCCTGGCTGCAGAGAATACGTTGTTTGAGAACACATCGGCGAACTCAGCTCGCTGGTATTTGAACCCTGTCGTCCCCACGTTCGCAATGTTGTGACTGGCAGTAGATAGACTTGAACTTGCGGCGTTGATACCACTGAGTCCGATTTCAAAAGACATTGAATTTCCTCTAGATTATTCTATTCAGCTACTGACGTTTATATTGCAGCTTTGGCAATTTCAACCACGTCGTCCATTGTCTTTGCACCCACTCCTGATACGTGCAAGACCATTTCTGATTGGTCTCCTCCCAATGAAACGCTCTCAACTTCTCCATACACATAGGGAGACAATCCTTGCGTCTCGCCGCGTAAACTGCCTGTCACATTCAGCGTGTAGGTTCCTTCGGGGACACGCACCCCGTCATCGTTCAAACCGTCCCAACTGAACTCGACGTCGCCCGCGTCCTGATCGCTCAGGCGAATGGTGCGCACCAGCGCACCCGATTCGTTCTCAATGTTGATGGTGACACTGTCCACATCCGAAACCAGCTTCAGCATGCCCCGTGCATCGCCTTCGGCGGGCAGGTCAATCGCGTCACCTTGTGTCAACACAGACTTGCCGACGATGTTCGAGGCATCGACGAGCATCTGGGATTTCATGGTGTTGGTGAAGGCCGCGAACTCGGCCTGCAGATCACCGATGCCCGAGACCGTGCCGAACTGCGCCATCTGGCCGATGAAGTCGGCGTTCTCCATCGGCGAGAACGGATCCTGGTTCTGCAGCTGCGCCGTCATGAGTTCGAGAAACTCTTCCTGTCCAAGGCTGTTGTTCGGGTTCTCCGACGCTGGCGGGGCCGCGTCCGCTTGTGTCGGGTTCCACTGAAGGCTGTTGATGAACGGATTGACCGTTTGATTCACAGTACTCAATGCTCTGCTACCTCTGACCTTATTCGCCCATCGTCAGCGTGCGTTGCAGCATCTGACGCGTGGTGTTCACAATCTCGACATTGGATTGAAAGCTGCGCGAGGCAGACATCATGTTGACCATCTCTTCAACCACATTGACGTTCGGCGCGTAGACAAATCCCTGCTCATCTGCCAGTGGGTGACCGGGCTGAAACTGCGCGAGCGGCTGCCGTTGGTCTTCGACAACCCCGATCATCTGAACCGACACCGCCGAGCCGTTGGTCGCCTCGTCGTAGATCGATTGAAACACCGGGTGTCGAGACCGGTAGGCTTCGTCCGGGCTGCCCGCGATGGTGGTGGCGTTGGCCATGTTCGATGCCGTGAGGTTCAGCCGCGCCGACTGGGCGCTCATGGCAGAACCGGCGACATCGAAGTTCTTGAACAGAGACATGCTTACTGACCTTTGATGGCAAACCGCAACGAGCGGAATTTGCTGCTGAGGAACTGGAGGCTCGCCTGGTACTGCAGGGTGTTCTGTGCAAACAAGGCGTTTTCGGTCTGCGAATCGACCGTGTTGCCGTCGAGCGTGGGCTGATTCGGGACACGGTAGAGCGGGTCGGTGTCGAGCACATCGTGGCTCACACCCATGTGCTGGTCGTCGGTGCCGACCATCTTCAATGCCGCCGTGCTGCGCTGGGTCGCGGCAGACAGGGCCGCCTTGAAATCGACGTCGCGCGCCTTGTAGCCCGGCACGTCGGCGTTGGCAATGTTGGATGCAATCACGTTCGCACGCTGCGCACGCAGTCGGAGAGCATCGTCGTGAATGCCCAATGTGCGCTCAAGTCTGCCTTCCATCTGCCGCTGTCTCCTGTACGGGTCTAAGGCAACAATGCAGTTGATATGCCAAATAAATGACGGATTGCGCGCAGGCCGCTGAGCCTCGCACGAGAATCGCGGTCCATGACCCGGAAACCCTTCTGAATTCAATCGCCTAGCACACACGGCAACCCCGGTACTTTTTCACTGCTCGGCGATTCAGACACGGCGAAACGGCCGCCGACACCCCGATTTGCGCGGCCATCCACTGCCCGTTGCACCGTGTGCACGTGGCAGTAACTGCCTACACAGTCCCCCCACTGCCGATCCGGCAGCGGCGCAACACAAGTGCGGCATCTGGCGCGCTGGTTGCATCTGCGATCGCATGGCTATTCGCTCTCTCCTACAGGGATTCGCACGGGGTGTGCCGCTCGCGCTGGCGGCGTTGTTCGCGGCGCAGCTGAATGCGGCACCGACCCGCCCGGTCGACGTGACACAGGCAGTCGAGGCCTTCCTCACCGCCCACGAGTTCGAGACACGCTACCCGGTCGAATACGACATCAAACCGCTGGACCGCCGCCTCAGACTCAAGCCCTGCGACGCGGCGCTCACCGCAGACTTCCGCGACGCACGCCGAACCGAGGGGTCGACCCACGTCGAGGTCCGCTGCGACGACAGCGTCGCGCCGTGGCGCCTGCACGTGTCGGTCGTGGTGCGGGTGTGGGTCGACGCGGTGGCAGCCACGTCACCCATCGCACGCGGCGCCACGGTCACGGCCGCCGACCTCCAGCTGGTCAAGTCCGAACGGGCACGCTTGTACCAGGGCTACTTCGAGCGCGTTGAGGATGTGGTCGGTCTCTCGACGGCCATGCCGCTTCGCAACAACCAGATTCTCAATGCACGCCACCTGCGGGCGCCCTTCCTGGTCAACAAGGGGCAACGCGTGACGATCCTGGCCCGTGGGGGCCAGATCGAGATCCGGGCTCAGGGCCAGGCGCTGGACAACGCCTCACAGGGGCAGCGCGTCACCGTGCGCAACCTGACGTCCGGGCGTGTGGTGGACGGTGTGGCTGTGAAACGCGGCACAGTTCAGGTGCCGTTGTGATAGCTGGATCACAGATTGCTAGTCAATCAGTTCAGGTACGGTGTGCGTGGCCGTCAGCGGGAGTAACACAATGCTACTTCCTCTCGCACAAACGCGAACGGATCGCAGACAGAAGCCACCTACAATCAAGTG
This genomic interval carries:
- the flgB gene encoding flagellar basal body rod protein FlgB, with product MEGRLERTLGIHDDALRLRAQRANVIASNIANADVPGYKARDVDFKAALSAATQRSTAALKMVGTDDQHMGVSHDVLDTDPLYRVPNQPTLDGNTVDSQTENALFAQNTLQYQASLQFLSSKFRSLRFAIKGQ
- the flgC gene encoding flagellar basal body rod protein FlgC; the encoded protein is MSLFKNFDVAGSAMSAQSARLNLTASNMANATTIAGSPDEAYRSRHPVFQSIYDEATNGSAVSVQMIGVVEDQRQPLAQFQPGHPLADEQGFVYAPNVNVVEEMVNMMSASRSFQSNVEIVNTTRQMLQRTLTMGE
- the flgA gene encoding flagellar basal body P-ring formation chaperone FlgA; translated protein: MAIRSLLQGFARGVPLALAALFAAQLNAAPTRPVDVTQAVEAFLTAHEFETRYPVEYDIKPLDRRLRLKPCDAALTADFRDARRTEGSTHVEVRCDDSVAPWRLHVSVVVRVWVDAVAATSPIARGATVTAADLQLVKSERARLYQGYFERVEDVVGLSTAMPLRNNQILNARHLRAPFLVNKGQRVTILARGGQIEIRAQGQALDNASQGQRVTVRNLTSGRVVDGVAVKRGTVQVPL
- a CDS encoding flagellar hook assembly protein FlgD, encoding MNQTVNPFINSLQWNPTQADAAPPASENPNNSLGQEEFLELMTAQLQNQDPFSPMENADFIGQMAQFGTVSGIGDLQAEFAAFTNTMKSQMLVDASNIVGKSVLTQGDAIDLPAEGDARGMLKLVSDVDSVTINIENESGALVRTIRLSDQDAGDVEFSWDGLNDDGVRVPEGTYTLNVTGSLRGETQGLSPYVYGEVESVSLGGDQSEMVLHVSGVGAKTMDDVVEIAKAAI
- the flgE gene encoding flagellar hook protein FlgE — encoded protein: MSFEIGLSGINAASSSLSTASHNIANVGTTGFKYQRAEFADVFSNNVFSAARTSIGDGAIVSNVRQVFGQGNLDYTENALDLAINGPGFFMVSPTEDVLDPQFTRDGYFRLDAEGFIVDGEGQYLQTFPTDPDTGLVTSNSITAAQPVQLADQYGAAVQTSNVGIAANLPAGAAELPIAGFDPTDINTYSAATKAVIYDSLGESHSLFTYFIHTDSAANEWEVRTYVNDTALTPAPGESTTLQFDGGGALIAPANGDIQYDPEPLAAGSDPLTINVDLTPTPAELTTQFSSAFNVPYVSQDGATVGRLSGLSVETDGSVIAKYSNGRTVSLGKVILADFQNINGLRQIGYSSWNETLESGAAIVSEPGSGSVGTIQGGALETSNVDLTAQLVNLITAQRNFQANAKTIETSNTITQTIINI